One Hordeum vulgare subsp. vulgare chromosome 4H, MorexV3_pseudomolecules_assembly, whole genome shotgun sequence DNA window includes the following coding sequences:
- the LOC123449643 gene encoding origin of replication complex subunit 2, protein MAPRGGQAAASSGSEDEEEEAEAGFSRSYFLAKEKEPSSAKKRARAAAAGKLSDLNLVDEQVLRASLAEIPPKHEKEVEALTRSYKEQYRNWLFELRCGFGLLMYGFGSKKLLLEDFASTTLTDFTVIVVNGYLPSINLKQVIATIAEMFWEQTKFKRKRQSATRSQPSQTFASQSMDDIISFLNNQTSEDGVDGVCLLIHNIDGPALRDAESQQCLAQVSCCPQIHIVASVDHVNAPLLWDKKMVHTQFKWSWYHVPTFAPYKVECVFYPLILASGGHAQTTKTALVVLQSLTPNAQSVFRVLAEYQLANEKDEGMPVSSLYTKCRERFLVSSQVTLNSHLTEFKDHDLIKIKKHSDGQDCLHIPLVPDALGKLLQELS, encoded by the exons ATGGCCCCGAGAGGCGGTCaagcggcggcgagctccggctccgaagacgaggaggaggaggcggaggcgggctTCTCCAGGAGCTATTTCCTCgccaaggagaaggagccctcctccgCCAAGAAAcgcgcccgcgccgccgccgccggcaagCTCTCCGACCTCAACCTCGTCGACGAGCAG GTGTTGCGAGCATCCCTCGCCGAGATACCCCCGAAGcacgagaaggaggtggaggccctcacgAGGAGCTACAAGGAGCAGTACCGCAACTGGCTTTTCGAGCTGAG GTGCGGTTTCGGCCTGCTGATGTATGGCTTTGGGTCTAAGAAGCTGTTGCTGGAGGATTTTGCCTCCACGACCTTGACTGatttcactgtcattgtggtcaatgGTTATCTTCCGTCAATCAACCTGAAGCAA GTCATAGCAACAATAGCTGAAATGTTTTGGGAGCAGACAAAATTTAAGCGGAAACGCCAGTCAGCAACAAGGTCCCAACCATCACAAACTTTTGCATCCCAATCAATGGATGATATCATCTCGTTTTTGAACAACCAGACATCAGAAGACGGTGTTGATGGCGTGTGCCTTCTTATTCACAATATAGATGGACCTGCATTGCGTGATGCTGAATCACAGCAGTGTCTAGCACAAGTTTCTTGCTGTCCACAAATCCACATTGTTGCATCAGTGGATCATGTCAATGCACCTTTAT TGTGGGACAAGAAGATGGTGCACACACAGTTCAAGTGGAGTTGGTACCATGTCCCAACATTTGCACCTTACAAAGTTGAATGCGTGTTCTATCCATTGATACTTGCCAGTGGCGGGCATGCACAAACCACAAAAACTGCCCTTGTTGTTCTTCAGAGTCTGACACCAAATGCACAAAGTGTCTTTAGAGTTCTTGCTGAATATCAGTTAGCAAATGAAAAAGACGAAG GTATGCCTGTCAGCAGCTTGTATACCAAATGCCGTGAGCGTTTCCTGGTGAGCAGTCAAGTGACATTGAACTCCCACCTGACAGAATTTAAAGATCATGATCTTATAAAGATCAAAAAGCACTCTGATGGCCAAGATTGCCTCCACATCCCCCTTGTTCCTGATGCGCTGGGGAAATTGCTGCAAGAATTGTCCTGA
- the LOC123447138 gene encoding uncharacterized protein LOC123447138, with the protein MLLMAAPAADERQKRPRGRPPCADLLLNCDLPPPAKLFGPFPPLHRELRADEKGDGGKDVLLQALRRSQSRAREAEEKLAAAAASSGGLAALLVRDSVALSAHRRWVMMLEAENSALRAGGGGGAAGAEPEEEDGAGHRVAAAWWVALAVCVGLALGNLLL; encoded by the exons atgcTGCTGATGGCCGCGCCCGCCGCCGACGAGCGCCAGAAGCGGCCCCGGGGCCGGCCGCCCTGCGCCGATCTGCTCCTCAACTGCGACCTGCCCCCTCCGGCCAAGCTCTTCGGCCCGTTCCCGCCGCTGCACAG GGAGTTAAGGGCGGACGAGAAGGGCGACGGCGGCAAGGACGTGCTGCTGCAGGCGCTGCGCCGGTCCCAGTCGCGGGCgcgggaggcggaggagaagctGGCCGCCGCGGCCGCCAGCAGTGGAGGCCTCGCCGCGCTGCTCGTGCGGGACTCGGTGGCGCTCTCGGCGCACCGACGGTGGGTGATGATGCTGGAGGCCGAGAACTCCGCGCTcagggcaggaggaggaggaggagccgccgGCGCGGAGCCCGAGGAGGAGGATGGCGCGGGGCACCGGGTGGCCGCCGCGTGGTGGGTCGCGCTGGCGGTGTGCGTCGGCCTCGCCCTCGGCAACCTCCTGCTCTGA
- the LOC123449644 gene encoding putative dihydroflavonol 4-reductase: MRVVVTGATGYLGGRLCAALAAAGHGVRAFVRRTGDASGLPDAVELAYGDVGDAGSLAAAFDGCDAVFHAAASVEPWLPNPSVFTAVNVRGLENVLKAAKTTPTVKKIIYTSSFFALGPTDGYVADETQMHKGKTFCTEYEKSKVLADRIALQAAADGVPITIVYPGVIYGPGKLTTGNLVSRILIERFNGRLPGYIGDGYDRESFCHVDDVVSGHIAAMEKGRVGERYLLTGENLSFMHIFNMAANITNTKAPYFHVPLWLIEIYGWISVFISRITGKLPLISYPTVRVIRHQWAYSCDKAKRELGYNPRNLTEGLAEMLLWLKNEKLIKF, from the exons ATGAGGGTGGTGGTGACGGGCGCGACGGGGTACCTGGGCGGGCGGCTGTGCGCGGCGCTGGCTGCGGCGGGGCACGGCGTGCGGGCGTTCGTGCGGCGCACCGGCGACGCGTCCGGCCTGCCGGACGCCGTCGAGCTCGCCTACGGCGACGTCGGCGACGCGGGATCCCTCGCGGCCGCCTTCGACGGCTGCGACGCCGTCTTCCACGCCGCCGCGTCCGTCGAGCCGTGGCTCCCCAACCCCTCCGTCTTCACCGCC GTCAATGTGAGAGGGCTTGAGAATGTGTTAAAAGCGGCCAAGACAACACCGACAGTAAAGAAGATAATATATACATCGTCCTTCTTTGCGCTTGGCCCAACAGACGGTTATGTCGCAGATGAGACACAG ATGCACAAGGGGAAAACGTTTTGCACGGAGTATGAGAAATCAAAGGTTCTTGCGGATAGAATCGCACTGCAGGCAGCAGCAGACGGGGTGCCAATAACCATTGTCTATCCAGGAGTCATCTATGGTCCTGGAAAACTTACAACTGGAAACCTTGTTTCCCGCATT TTAATTGAAAGGTTTAATGGCCGTCTACCTGGCTACATTGGAGATGGGTATGATAGAGAATCATTTTGCCATGTCGACGATGTTGTTAGTGGGCACATAGCAGCTATGGAGAAGGGCAGGGTTGGGGAAAGATATCTGCTCACCGGCGAAAACTTGTCATTCATGCACATTTTCAATATGGCTGCCAATATCACAAACACAAAGGCCCCATACTTCCATGTACCACTCTGGTTGATTGAAATATATGGGTGGATTTCAGTTTTCATTTCTCGCATCACTGGAAAGCTCCCTCTTATCAGCTACCCC ACGGTGCGTGTTATTAGGCATCAATGGGCGTATTCATGTGATAAAGCGAAGAGGGAACTGGGCTACAATCCAAGAAACTTGACTGAAGGCCTAGCTGAGATGCTTTTATGGCTCAAGAACGAGAAACTGATCAAATTTTAG